A region from the Halomarina litorea genome encodes:
- a CDS encoding DUF7344 domain-containing protein — MAIVQQEQTLDEGDIHDVLRNTRRRLTIDSLQASENGTMSVRDLSERVATEETGEDPPPRKKRQSVYVSLHQTHLPKLHKLGIVEYDDDSKVVYLQERVREVEVYMEVVPRYGISWGEYYIAFAFLGMLVVIAAELGIVGFALITPAQWAIIFFLGVVLSATYHVYTQQGGLPFSRLY, encoded by the coding sequence ATGGCAATCGTTCAACAAGAGCAAACCCTCGACGAGGGGGACATCCACGACGTCCTGCGAAACACGCGGCGGCGACTCACCATCGACAGCCTTCAGGCGAGCGAGAACGGCACGATGAGCGTCCGCGACCTCTCCGAACGGGTCGCGACCGAGGAGACGGGCGAGGACCCGCCGCCGCGGAAGAAACGCCAGAGCGTCTACGTCTCGCTCCACCAGACGCACCTGCCGAAACTCCACAAACTCGGCATCGTCGAGTACGACGACGACAGCAAGGTCGTCTACCTCCAGGAGCGCGTCCGCGAGGTCGAGGTGTACATGGAGGTCGTCCCGCGCTACGGCATCTCGTGGGGCGAGTACTACATCGCCTTCGCATTCCTCGGGATGCTGGTCGTCATCGCGGCGGAACTCGGTATCGTCGGATTCGCACTCATCACACCCGCCCAGTGGGCCATCATCTTCTTCCTCGGGGTCGTCCTCTCGGCGACCTACCACGTCTACACCCAGCAGGGTGGCCTCCCGTTCAGCCGGTTGTACTGA